The following DNA comes from Limnobacter sp. SAORIC-580.
CCGGTTAAGTCGTCAAGCGTCAACTTGCCGTCTTTGGCTTTCTGGCCAAACTCAGAAATCTTCATTTCAATGTCGGCGATGCTCATTTGATCCGCGTTGCGAATAATAGGCACCACCAAACCGCGTGGAGAACCCACAGCAATACCGATGTCGAAATAGCCGTGATACACAATGTCGTTACCATCCACGGAGGCATTCAGCACGGGGTACTTTTTCAGGGCTGCCACAGCGGCTTTCACGAAGAAGCCCATGAAGCCAAGTTTGGCACCGTGTTCTTTTTCGAACTTGTCCTTGTACTTGTTGCGCAAGTCCATCACCGGCTTCATGTTCACTTCGTTGAAGGTGGTCAAAATGGCGTTGGTTTGCTGCGACTGTACCAAGCGTTCCGCAACACGGGCACGCAAGCGGCTCATGGGCACGCGCTGCTCAGGGCGACCTTCAATCAAGGTTGAGGGATCCAGCGGGGCCTTCACTTCAGGCAGCAAGCTAACTGGCTTGGCTGCGGCTGGAGCAGCGGCGGGCTTCGCTGCGGGAGCAGGGGCTGCGGCGGGTGCATTCAAGGTACCGATCACATCGCCTTTGGTGATGCGGCCGTCTTTGCCTGAACCTGCAATTTGATCAGCACTGAGCTTGTTCTCTGCCATCATTTTG
Coding sequences within:
- the odhB gene encoding 2-oxoglutarate dehydrogenase complex dihydrolipoyllysine-residue succinyltransferase, which codes for MAIVEVVVPQLSESVAEATLLNWYKKPGDAVKRDENLIDVETDKVVLEVPAPSAGVIVEILCEDGATVVAGQVLAKIDTEASASASAPAAAPAPAAAPAQAAAPAAAPAPSASVDGSVAMPAAAKMMAENKLSADQIAGSGKDGRITKGDVIGTLNAPAAAPAPAAKPAAAPAAAKPVSLLPEVKAPLDPSTLIEGRPEQRVPMSRLRARVAERLVQSQQTNAILTTFNEVNMKPVMDLRNKYKDKFEKEHGAKLGFMGFFVKAAVAALKKYPVLNASVDGNDIVYHGYFDIGIAVGSPRGLVVPIIRNADQMSIADIEMKISEFGQKAKDGKLTLDDLTGGTFSISNGGVFGSMLSTPIINPPQSAILGIHATKERAVVENGEIVIRPMNYLAMSYDHRIIDGREAVLGLVAMKEALEDPARLLLEL